TGAACCTGCTGGCTATCTGACATTTACCAGTGAAGGTTAACTGTCCTACCTTCTGCAGTAGACCAAGTGCAGCAATGCCATCTCTGGAGTTCCTGGCCAAAGCCACAGATTCCAGCAGGCTCCGCAGGGCTTGAGTCAAAGGATTCATGGCAAGGGCTGGAGGGATGGCATGAAGATGCTGCTCCAAGTCCGCCATGCATTTATCGTAGATCTGAGCAACATCATCTGTTGCCCATGGCTGTTGCTTAGATACAGAGATGGAAGCAAAGTGTACCAGTAAAAAGTTGCAACACAAATTTCTTGGCATTCACACAAAATCCATTTCGATAATAGTTGGCTGCTTGTGTGCCTCATACAGTGGGATGGAGCAACATTTTAGGTTTTTAGTTAAGATtggcacaaatgagacaataaCTATTGTACTATTGAACACTGTGGTGCCTAAAAGCAGTCTTTTcagttagttttgtttttgggaAGTCATAGGAAATAGACTTACCTTCATGGGCTGAGCCAAGAAGCCAGTTGGCTGGGAGAGATCATTACTTGGTAAGAAACCTGGAACGTTTCTGGCAAACTCCTCATATACAGCCAGCTGCTTAGGGTCCACTCCTCCCACCTGTAACACGTGCATTTTGTTACTCAACAGACGACAGACTGTTGACAACGGAAAATTGCACCGAGGGGTTACCTAATTGGACATATACAGCAACTAAGGTAAGAGTAACTCATGAGTTGTTTGATGGTGCAACCAAGCATAATAAAAGTCTTTTTTCACTGTTATTGGACTGGATGTCAAAGTTGCATACCTTGAGTCTGATCTGCTCAGGCATACGTTCAGCCTGGTAAGTCAGAACAACAGGATCACAATAGCGACGTCCTTCTTGCCGTGCGTGCTTCCTCAGCTCAAACTCCTGGAGGAGTACAGATCCGATTAAGAAATTGGCCAatagtttatatttttaaaaaatatctttaaaaaaaataacaaataaacacataatgCAAGTGTGTAAGCACCGGCAGGGCAGTCGACTATAAATCAGAGGTACACCAGTATCATGTTTAGTCACCATGCTGAGGGGGGGGGGAGATCAAAAGCACTCAATCAAGCAATATGCATATTTCTGATCTAGTTGTAAttagcagaaaatgttctaattACATTTACCACGCAACTCTTTTTTTGGGGCTGACGCCATAGATCACATCTGTAACTAATAATTTGGTTTCACTTAATTAAAATGGTGCATCTGTTTTAATCCGTTTCATGAAAATACACAATACATTTATCTTTTTGGCTGCATAGCTAGTCTTCCTCACCGTGGCTAGTCTTTTGTCCATTTCAGGGCCAGCCTTCTCAACAGCAGTTTTCTGAATGAAGCAGCAAGCCAATTCACAGTTGTCTTGAGCAATCCTAGCTGCAGCCTCTTCCATCATTTCCCTCTGCTGGGGTGTTGGTGCCTGAAAGAAATGACCGATGAAGTTAGAAAATAAGAAGGATGCATGTCatcagagaaacagaagaaaggaTCGGTGTGTAGAAAAAGAAGGGGGAAATATTTGGATGCACTTCGATAAGTTCATTCACACCATTTCAATTACAGCGCTATCTTTTCATCACATCTGAGACTAGTCATTTAAGACAAGCATTCATGCTGGCATCGAGCTTACCCtaagagcagcagcaaagcTGTTCTTCAGGTTGGTGGCAATGCTCATGAGCAGTGGCTCGCGGCAAGTGATCATGGCCATGCCAGCAGTGAGGTTTCTCATCATGTGGTGGGCAGCCACACGCATGCGGGACTCCTCCGAATCCAGGGCAAAGTCCTTCCTGATGATCTGCTCACAGGTTGTCATTGCAATTTTGATAGACCGATCCACCACAGGGTGCACAAGCTCCTGAACTGCCCGCTCCACGGACTGCCGCACACATTGCTTCAGCTGAGGATGAGCCTGTAGCAGTGGGATCTGAAGAGAAATTACAAAGGAAGCATGAGTGAAACCGTCAAAggaaaaataagtaaaacaaatatCAACATGAGATCATGATGTGAATTTTGTCATCTGCTAAATTAGCAGAAGCCCTGAGAGAATATCTCAATAGTAAAAGCACAGACCGTGCACATGTCACTGGTTTTAAGCACTATATGTGTAACATGATGTCTGTACTTCATTACACATCTTTGGGCCTGATCATGTTGAGCTGTTACAGTTcttatttttccttctttgtgtTGTTAGGCcaagaacaataaacaaagcAGCTCCTCTTCTTGTTGGCAGGAGGTctagtgtgcatgtgtggaacgCCTTCATGTGTGCATCCCCCCAGCTATAGTATTTACAGAACCACGTGCAAGTCCACAGCTGCCTCCAGACACTGAAACCATGAATTGGCCTTTATACTTACGTTGACATTTATATTGATGTGTGGTGCCAGGCCTGCCAAGGCATACACATTGATGTCGTGGTAACTGAACTGTGGAGTGGGAGGCCCGGTGGTTGTGCAAGTGGTAGTGGTGGCAGCTTGGGTTGAGGGAGGAGCTGCAAATGGAACAAAGTCTCCTGTTGGTCACAAAACACTTATTTGATTAAAATCACAAGGAAAAGCAGattatgcagacaaaaaaataaataaataaatttaaaaaaatcaacaatgaGTAAGCAcacaagcaacaacaacaacaaaaaaaaacgttacaaaatgaagaacaaaagaaaatctgaCATGAAAAAACGGGTCGGTGATTTAGTTAAAATGATTATAATCATCAACACAGTAGGTTTAAGATTTTGTTACATTAAAATTCTGAACTTTATGTTGACAATTAAAACTGTTCATCCAACTGAGTCAAGTAATGTTATTTCATTAGTCATTTATGAAAGGTAAAGCATTCCTGCAGTGTGTTTtcacacaagaaaaaagaaataataatccATGACTCTAcatatctctaaggctgagtacAAAGCAGACAGTACTTGTTTACTTTTTTAGCCAAACATCTTTGCCTAATCTGAATACAGGCAGGAAGCTCAAATACTTCAATACTTCACAAGCAGGTTTAAATTAAGaagacagttaaaaaaaaaagaaaaaaaaaaaagaaaagactgaaaaatatgAAGCAGTCACCTGTGGTAGAGACTGGCAGCATCTCCTCTGGAGGCTTTGCCTCTTTCTTTGGTGCAGACAGCTGCTCCTCCAGGCTTTTCAGCTTCTCTTTGTCCTTCAGCAGGTTTCCTGGCTTCAGATCATTGATGTCCAGAGACAAGTTCTTACATAGAACTTCAATCTCAAACTTTAAAttcagctgcagtaaacaaGAAGAGAATGTGAGCAACAAATTCCCAAATATTTTCTGATtccttttaattatttttgttcacttttccCCCTTAAAGTTAATGGTAAATATATTCATATTGCCCATTAAGTGATAAAATGAGGGATCATTGTGTTCAGATATTAAATATAGCTGACTTACATCAAAAACTTACATATATGACTGTTATGTAGCAAGAGGAGTGCTTATCCACCATTAAACCACAAATGTAAGGAAATAATTGTGGCTCTGGTTACTATCATTTAGTTGGAATGGACTTCACACTCCAGTCCAAGAACAATTTGGTTTCTCAGCGGCTGCAAGAAAAAGTAATACGTTACCTTGAGGTCATGTTCTTGATGCAGCTCAGCAAGAACATTCATGATGGCCATGGTCCAAGGATTCTGGGGCCTAAAAACCTGCAGTATCACAGACAAATTCAATGAAGAATTCAAGAATATTACACAGTAGAATCAGATTTATTTTGGTCTTGTGTCAACTAGAAAAAGaacagatgtttttgtgtcaaGTATACTGCGCACACTGTTTTTTCTAGATTATAATTTTTAATTGGAATGTCAAAAAGGTGGAGAAATCTCCAAGTCTACACTTATGTTGCTCACCATGCTACGCAGACTAGACTCCAAAACTTTGGCTACAAAGGGAACCACATAAAGTAGCTCCTGCTGGCCTTTAACGTAGGCTTCAAGTAGCAGAGACTTGACTTCCAGatcctgacaaaaaaaaaaaaaaaaagtttagctCTGGAGCAGACAGAGGAAACTGCACATCATTTTACAACATAACCAACAAACTTGTAACAAATTCTTACTGTATAGAGGATAGGCTTGTTTTTGGCCAGTGTAATCATGCCCAACCAGTGGCCCAGGTTCTTCAGCAGGGAGCGATCAGAGAAATTGGCAGCTGCCTTGTCTGAGGTCAAAAGCACCTGAACGAAACAGAGTTAGAGAGGAAGGGTTAGCATTTCACAAATTATTCCTGTGCCAAGTAGGACAACAATTACATTTATTAAGCATAGTTGTGTGTGATTCGAAGACATGAAGTGAATGCAGGGACTAAATGAAAATTTCTGCCTTATATAAACTGGATATATCAGTGATGGATGACCAACATGTAGATAGGGCTGACAACATATTTTTACACGAGGCGAGTTTTTGACACTTCAAGACATCAAATTTACAGTTGTCACTAACAGGATAAGGAATAAAATAGTTGTGGCTTCTGAAATCCTAAAACTATGAAGTTAACATGCCCTCCCACAAAATTTTACCTTGATATTTCTGTAGGTTTCATTGAGAACCATCTTGACAAACTCTGGGTTTTTGAGTGTGTCCAAAAAGTTAGAGTACAGACTGTGGAAGTTGGGCTCGATGCTGACACGCTTCATCACCAGGTACTGAGAGACCCAGGGCATGAACTCCTCTTTCACCGTCTCTTTCAACTCCTCAAcctgagaaaaaaaagtgttgcttTTAAAACAAAGCATCTTTTAATATCAATGTTTGTTCgatattgtcacattttggcaATATTCTCCTACCTTTTGTGTCATGTTGGACTGAGAAAGGTTGTTGAAGATAAAAGCAATCTTCTCTTGGACATTCTCCGGAGGCTCTACAATCCTTTCAGTTTGGTCAGTGGCCACTAGCAGAGTGTCAATGTTGGTAGTGTTTATGGAAGGCTGCAGGTAAGAACAAGGacaccatatatatatatatatattgtacatACAGAAAAATAAGCAATTCTGATCACTGACTGGACATCATGTGGTGTTCAGTTATCAGCCAAATGAAACTCACAGGTACATCCTTCTTGAAGCTGCTTGGTGTCGGTCTTGTGATGGTGGTTGTCTTCGCTACTGTGGTTGTAGTCGTGGTGGTGGTGACGAGGGTGCTGGGCTGACCAGGCTGTGGGGCTTTGAGGCCAGCTGGCTGCTGTGACTGGGCCTGCGCTTGAACTTGTGCCAGTGCCAGGCTGCCAGGTGTGGTGATGGAGCCCTGCATCTTCACCGGAGGGTCCCGTGACTGTTGGCCATACTCGATATACTGCACACACAGGATATTTAAAGGTACAGAGCGACAGATTTAATTTATCTGAATGTGGGACACCCTGTCCGCAGTCAGAGACGGGACATACAAAGACATGAGGAATTGTGAATGGTAAATTAAGGAAACCTGATTACCTCTTGTAAATGGTGGGGGAATTGCAAGAAGTGAGCAATTGAAGCAAGATGTTGACAATACTGAGGGTAGTCCTTTAGTCTAGAAACACAAACGATATGTCATCTTCATGTAAGATGACTGACATGTTAACATTTAGCTTGcaaaagaaaatttcaatacCTGTTTTTGAACCTATCTAGGGCAGCAATTCCAAAGTAATACATTTTGGATCCGTATGGTTTTCTTAAGGCTTCAAGAACATATCGAAGGGCCAAGCCCAGGGCCATGTAGGTGACAAGACCCTTCTCGATAATGCCACCAAAAAGGCAGGCAGTGATGTGCAGCTCCTTGTCTGGGTATTGGGGGAAGAATCTGTATTCCTCAAATAAGTTCCGAAGCATGCAGTTGAACACCTCTCGCTCCCGCTTGATGGTTGAGTCCTTGAACCTTTGCAGCATCTCCAGTACCTGGATGATGACAGTAATGTAGTGGAAGTTTAGTGACTTCGAAAGCAgcaaaagtaccaaaaaaatAGAGGGGTCAAGCTAATCAATCAATAAAATCCATGTGTATTTTGACAAGAAAGAATCAACACCACTACTTACTTCATCCACAGACATAGTTGGGTGAGGTGGGTGGTTGTAGATGCGCTGGAAGTAACTATTTGCTTCGTCGTCTATCTCTTTACTAAAGTGCTGGTTTGCCTCGGGCCACACCTGAGAAAGGTCAGCTGAAAAGGAGGGTAGAAAGTCATTATTTTcgtctttcatttttttgttgtaatttgaCGCTGGTTGAGCATGAGTCAAGTAATTCAAACAGCTGAAAATCATTGCGTCTTCAAGTGATACACATTACGcatcaaaaatgtgtctttagATAAGCCAATGAAATTGCGTGCCTGCTTCAGCCACACATCCAGGCTAAAACAGCTTTTTACTCCACCCAAAACAGTGCTTCTTCCTAATGACTTCCTAAACATCTTCATATGATAAAATCAGCTGGGTGTTTCACTGTGTAAAGGGCAAACAGATCAGTTGCAAAGCAATGACCTAGGTCCGCCCAGAGTGTGTTGAGAGTTGTGTGGCAGTGACAATAAGCGAGTGACCTCactcaataatacatttttaaatatcaacagtcaaaaacacagcagagccGTTTTCATTTACATGGATTTATGTTTTGTTGAAggtgaataaaaacagattttgctGTTGAGATCTCGACCAAAATGATCTAGAATCAACGATGTGGAGAAAagtcaaatattaaaaaaaagaatgccTGACTGCATGTACAATCTAACTATTGCAGTCAAGTTAGACCACTTTTCGATGCTTAAAAAGTTCACCAATCACATTAAAGTGGGGCTGTCAGCATAAGCAGACAAGGAATGGAAGACTGATCTGTATTTCCTCTATGAGTAAGAAAGGGTTGAGTTGTTTGACATGAATGATGAAGGAAatcaatttaataaaaattgtaaGAGTCTATACAGTACTCATGGCAAGAACTTGGaaatcaaaaatcaaatcaaaaagaTATTCATTGTCACTACAGAGGAAATACAGTGCTGAGCAGCGCAGGGCGGGGCTCTCAGTCAcaccactaccaccaccacTTACAGGCCTTCATCTTACTCTGCTGAAAGGTCGTCGGGTTCAGGCCTGGTGTGCTCATCTTCCTGGTGCCAAAAGGGTCAGTGCTTACTGTTGGCATCCCCAGGCTTGAGCCGATGCCAGAGCCGATGCCAGAGCCCAAGGGACCTGTAAGTAACACAACATTTCAGTCCACCATTATTTTAGCTTTTGAACTATTGCGCTTCGCACTCTGAATTTGGTTCAGTTTAATATGACAAATATTAAGTGACCAAACAGGCTTTTCTGCCAAATTTATCTCTTCCATAATGTTTTCCTGGTCACATAATATTTACAGCCACACTTAGTGCAACTACAACTgatctttttggtcatattttcaCTGATGCCAAAGAGCAGAGACAAATCGCATTGGTGGTGTAGTATGACTTGTTTGAGTGTGAGCATGTTTGTATGAAAGGAAAATAATCAAATAGCATAGTACCAGAGTCCATACCAGGAAGCTGCGAGGTGAGGCTGCCAATGCCCCCAAAAGGTGTGCTGGGGTTAGGGTTGGACAGTGGTGGGAAGGCCTTTGCTGGGGACTGGGGATTACTAAAAGCTGAACTCAGTGAGGTTGGGAAACCCTGCATGCTCTGAGTGTGGGAAGTGACTGTGCCCCCAAGGTTTAAGGAACTCATGCCAGTCAATGGGTCCATCTAGAGAAtagcaggaggaaaaaaatatagagAGCATTTAATAAGTTTAGGTTGAGTCAGTAATACCAACGCAAAATATTTTGCggcaacacaaaaaatatggaTTCTGACAAAATTGTCACAATAAGTCATATTTCTAAGTTGATAATTTATATTATACAGATCAGCTTAGTCGACACCAATTGCAAACACCAAAGAGAATTTCCTAATTTGCCTACAGAGCTATGACGCGGCTTTCGCATGAAGATACCTGTACAGGTGAGATGGCATCCAGGCTGCTGGTACTTGGGGCACGTCCCTTTGGCATAACCCCAGGTGGTGGCTGTCGGGCTTTATTCATTACATTGCTGCAATTGGCAACCATGGTCAGGATCGTCTCTGACAATTCCTGGGAAACACTCctaagaaaaaagtaaaaacactgttaatgtaaataaatgtatcaCTGTGTGGAATAGTAATACTGGCGTATATCCCAGTTTAACTATTCATAAACTACACATTCTCAAGCTTGGCAGTCTTATATAGCCAAATCCTATGCAACTAATTCTGGCCTCAAATTCAACTTTGGGTAAAGCCACTCACCCAGGACTCAAGCAGTTCAGCATGGTGGCTAAAGTTTCTGGTGGCAGCTGGGCGCTTTTGGGCTGGTCCTTGTCAGGGGCCAGGCCCCCCATTATGGAAGGGCAGCGCCTCTTCAGGAATGTCACACATGCCTGAATGAAAGGTTCCtgacacagcaacacaaaagaaaatcattgtATAATACAACGCTTAGGGTAACATGCTCAAAATAAAATTGACATTACCAAAAAAATATATCCATCAATAACTGATTCTAGATCAAACAAAAGACTTACCCCATGCTCTCTTATTTTGTCAGTCAGCCATTTGTCAAGTTTGAGGTATTCACGGCGAGAGGCAAGTGCAGCAAGGTCAATAACAAAGGCAAATGGAGTACCATTCAGCAGCATCGATAGAGactggaggaagaaaaaaaaaaaaacgtgtttgGCATCAGGGAAATTATACCTATAATTATTACTAACTCCCAAAGCTTTTCAGCTCATCAATATTTCAAATCTGTTTGATTATGCCAGTCAGATAATACAGGACAAGAACACCCACTACTGCTACAAATCCACAgtgcattattttaaaattttaattctgtttttgtaacaatttAACTCTCTCTCATATTTAGGAAAGAAGCCAAAGGTTATACAGTATGTCCTTGTATCCACTAGATTGATTAATGACAAATAGTAAAagaattaggaaaaaaaaacacacgttAGGAGCTTGTCAAGATTTAGGAAACATGTTTGCCTCCAAACTACTGCCTTAAGCTAATGATTATGTAATGAATTTCATCAAACCTTCAAGTCCTGGGCTACGTCCAGGATGCGAGAAAGCTTGGCCTGGTCATACTGCTCCCCTCTCATGTACCACTCAGCCATAGAATGCATAATTAACTGACGAATGGAAGGAGACTGTCCCTGGTAATAAGAAAAGAATGCTTTATAACAATACTGTTATTTGAGTACATAACAtaggaaataaaaacatcacacttattcacaaaataaaaagataataGAATTCAGAAAACCAAAGTAAAGTAAGCAAAATATGATCTTTGGAATTGAAACCAGCAAACAACACCAACCTGTCCATGCCAGGCATAGTGCAGGATAATGGCTGAGTTGGGGTGGTTGCCCAAAAATATGGGCATTAGGGTAGAGATGAGCTCATGGCGCAGTGTATGCCAGGAGGTGGAGATCTGCAGTAATGCCAGCACCAACATGTCTGGGCAGTGCTTGATTGGGAAGCTGAACAGCTGCTTCACCTGTTCGTACTGGCCCACCTCAGACAGCCTAAGCAGACTCTCTACCAGATCCAGACTTTTCCTGTGAGGGGTTACAGACATTCAGTCTAAACCATCCAAGCATCTGCAAGGTTTCCTTAACGTGACATAACTTCTGATGCCATGCAGTTGAACGGCATGCATGGCAACAGCAATTAAATGTTAAGAGTTTGCAAGGACAAAGCAGGAACATaaagaagattttttaaaaaatctccttACCATGTTGCAATCTCCCTGTTGTCATCCTCTGGTGGGGCCTTAAGGATGTCAATAGCCACAGTGTGACAGGGGAAGTCAGCAAAGCAGAACACTTCTGGGTTCATCAGTGAGTGCTGAATGAATGACAActggaaaaaggaaagaaaaagtcaaCCTTACCTACTCACACTGCACTGTGTCAAGACAAAAATCAATTCCCACATTACAATTATTTACCACTTTTACTTGACAGCCATAATTCCTTTCAAACTTGCCACTACACTTAAACACTTACAcacttaagaaaaaaaaaaatcatcctgaGAGAAAAGACATAGGTTCGTTACCTGTCCCTCTGCGTGTTTCCATGGTCGATAGATGAGATCAACAGGGAAGACTTCCATGCCAAGCCCCCTCTGGATACCGTATACCACTATGTGCAGGCCTTTACTGTCCCGGATTATAAAGCCTGGGTGGTCCAGTTCGTATGTCACCTCTTTGAAGTTTAGATTTGGATTCTTGggtacaaacaaaaaacaaacactgaaaccaCAGTAGCtctgaacacacaaaaacatatttctgcaaCATTCAGGCTGTGGGGATCAGACTCAAACACTGGAGCTGTCAACTTTTAGACTGATCCCTAACATGAAGTAGGCTTGCACAAATGTGGCTTAAATTGCACCAAACATTGCAATGGATTCATGTCTATTTGTGTCGCTCAAAACAGTAAATCTTTTAAGATGTGGTCTGTGGCTACATGTTGCTTTTCAGGACAGGTTCAAGTTTACATTGAGAAAAGCAGATGGTTCACTTACCACTTCTTTGACAATGTCGATGAGAACCTCAACATTCCACGTATGTGCCTGCGAACCATCGTTCTTGTCCTTACCATCACTCCAGATACCACTTCCTGGAGCGGAGATGGACTAtgggagaaaacacaaacacgcagAAACCTAAAGCTCTGATgtatgaaaagttaaaaatccaaaaGCCAAGTCAGCATTATCTAACATCTTTAATATTAAAATTTCTAaatcatttccaacagctgTGATGAACAAGTTGCCTGCTACACTGCCAACCACCCATGTGGCAGAAATAAGATTAATGCAGCAGACATAAGTAAGACTGACTGACCCTGCATcttttatgatatattttgTGCATAAAAATAAGTAAACTCCAGAGGAGGCAGGCCTAGTTCATTTCATCAGGTCTGCACATCTTGGTTTGTGGGAAGTCCACAAGTCAACCACACTTCAACAGTAACAAACTAATATGCTTCATTTAGTCCGTATCCAGGAAACCAAACTAGAGAAGTCAAAGTGCCTCACCTGTAGTGGAATGCCATCAGTTAGGCCAGAGTGTGTACGAGCCATCATGCCCAGGACCCTGGCTACCTGGCTGGCTGTCACCTCTCTCACCCCATACTGGAGGATTATGTTTCTGCACTCATCCAGACTGAGGAGGCAAATGGGACAAAACAAGTTAATGTTCACTGGGATCCATCATGTGGAACATTCAAATATCAATTTCAATCACTTGGAAATTCTATGCTGTCAGCGATAGGATAGCCATCAAACTGAATCCTTTTTGAAGTTTGTAATCACACAGATTCagatttgtgaaataaatgtttcatataaATTCTGTACTCTGTGTCTCAGTCATATAGTTTGCATGCAGCAGTTAAATACACCTTACATGGTCTTTCAAATGGTTACTTTCCATTCACgtacatgattaaaaaaaaaaaaacttactgtAGACACAGggcattacaaaaaaataatttcaattaCTTAATTGTTGATACAGCTCAAAAGACACCAGAAATTCACCTTGCACAGAAGCCATAGCCAACTTCTTGAATGAATTCTGCAAGAGAACTCTCCATTATGGTCTTAGCTAACTCCCCCGAGTCTGGTAGGATCCTGTCCATGAGAATGTCCCGTTTTTCAGGGTACAGCAGTGGTGCGAGCACCACAGGACAGCGCTCCTGGGGGAaatctgaaatgaaacacacaaacaaatgtggCACATTGGCATTTAATTGGTCTGACAAAGCcatatatgtttttttgtagACATTTATTTGATTGGCCATCAGACTCAGAGGGATGCAACAAATCTCATCCTTCATACCTCGGCAAAGTGTCTTAAGGAAGGCGTCAATCTGCTCTTGCCCTACCCCACTGGCTCCCTTCTGGCCAAACAGTAGATGGGAGAGCAGCAGGTGTAACACCTCTATGGCAATGTCCTGGAAGCCACCTTCCTGGTTTCCTCCAAGATCCGCGTCAACGTATGACCGCAGGAGATCTGGAAGTTTCTGCTTGATGAACTGCGCAGCTGAGAAACGGCCATAAATGACTAGTTAAGCTGGCAAAGACAGACTTTCGTGCACATTCGTTTTTGTTCAAGAGACCATATTGAAAGCATAGTTTGACAAACTTCTCCAGCTCTTTATGACCAGGTGTTACCAATCTTTATCACTGCTTGATAAGAAAAAGCATTCACTGAATAACAAGGAAACTAAATACAACTGTGAAAAGCAGTTATTAATACACACACTTACAACTAACAATCTACGCTTTCCAAGCTAACCACAATCTTAGACACAGGTAATTACAGGCTCTTATTAAAGGCAGCGTTTGACTGTTAGTACTGCCAAAGGATTTACGTAGTTTCTATTTAAACTGCAAACTATTCAAACTACTTTGTAGATATTGTCACATGTTCAATGGTGTTTTCAAGAGTCGTGGGATATTTATACAATATGCATATTTCAACCAATGTCTCAAATTAAATCTTCCCACTATAAAAGCTTGGAACATTTGATCTGTACAAATAACAGGTTTGAGGCAAATATGGAAAgtgttttgatgcattttagTACTTTTCACTGTGTCACACATACTACTAAAACAGGATTTCAGCTCATGTTTGCTGCAGGTTTAAATATTTGAAGATCTACGTGAACAACTTACCGAAACCACGAAGGTCTGCGTTGCTGGAGTTGAGCAAAGCAAGGCCAAATATCACCTGGGAAAttaattaatacatttaaaatacattctaATATATTTTCCCATAGCAGATAGACATGAATGAAGCCTGCTGCAGAGCTGGCTTACCTCTTGGACCTTGCTGAGCTTAAGAACTTTACTCAGTTGAGTGAATAAGTGAGCCGATGGCTTTAAACTCTGAAAGACAATTTAAGTCAAACACCTTAATGATGAACAAATGTAATtgcctcatttttctttctcactcAAAAAGATTTTAATTGCATCCCTGAAATTCTAGCATCTGCTTCTTACCTTCTGGTAGTGCAGAGGATTGTCAATGGCGTAGCACAGAGTAGAGATAAAGTTTG
This window of the Acanthochromis polyacanthus isolate Apoly-LR-REF ecotype Palm Island chromosome 8, KAUST_Apoly_ChrSc, whole genome shotgun sequence genome carries:
- the cnot1 gene encoding CCR4-NOT transcription complex subunit 1 isoform X1: MNLDSLSLALSQISYLVDNLTKKNYRASQQEIQHIVNRHGPEADRHLLRCLFSHVDFSGDGKSSGKDFHQTQFLIQECVSLISKPNFISTLCYAIDNPLHYQKSLKPSAHLFTQLSKVLKLSKVQEVIFGLALLNSSNADLRGFAAQFIKQKLPDLLRSYVDADLGGNQEGGFQDIAIEVLHLLLSHLLFGQKGASGVGQEQIDAFLKTLCRDFPQERCPVVLAPLLYPEKRDILMDRILPDSGELAKTIMESSLAEFIQEVGYGFCASLDECRNIILQYGVREVTASQVARVLGMMARTHSGLTDGIPLQSISAPGSGIWSDGKDKNDGSQAHTWNVEVLIDIVKEVNPNLNFKEVTYELDHPGFIIRDSKGLHIVVYGIQRGLGMEVFPVDLIYRPWKHAEGQLSFIQHSLMNPEVFCFADFPCHTVAIDILKAPPEDDNREIATWKSLDLVESLLRLSEVGQYEQVKQLFSFPIKHCPDMLVLALLQISTSWHTLRHELISTLMPIFLGNHPNSAIILHYAWHGQGQSPSIRQLIMHSMAEWYMRGEQYDQAKLSRILDVAQDLKSLSMLLNGTPFAFVIDLAALASRREYLKLDKWLTDKIREHGEPFIQACVTFLKRRCPSIMGGLAPDKDQPKSAQLPPETLATMLNCLSPGSVSQELSETILTMVANCSNVMNKARQPPPGVMPKGRAPSTSSLDAISPVQMDPLTGMSSLNLGGTVTSHTQSMQGFPTSLSSAFSNPQSPAKAFPPLSNPNPSTPFGGIGSLTSQLPGMDSGPLGSGIGSGIGSSLGMPTVSTDPFGTRKMSTPGLNPTTFQQSKMKASDLSQVWPEANQHFSKEIDDEANSYFQRIYNHPPHPTMSVDEVLEMLQRFKDSTIKREREVFNCMLRNLFEEYRFFPQYPDKELHITACLFGGIIEKGLVTYMALGLALRYVLEALRKPYGSKMYYFGIAALDRFKNRLKDYPQYCQHLASIAHFLQFPHHLQECVQYIEYGQQSRDPPVKMQGSITTPGSLALAQVQAQAQSQQPAGLKAPQPGQPSTLVTTTTTTTTVAKTTTITRPTPSSFKKDVPPSINTTNIDTLLVATDQTERIVEPPENVQEKIAFIFNNLSQSNMTQKVEELKETVKEEFMPWVSQYLVMKRVSIEPNFHSLYSNFLDTLKNPEFVKMVLNETYRNIKVLLTSDKAAANFSDRSLLKNLGHWLGMITLAKNKPILYTDLEVKSLLLEAYVKGQQELLYVVPFVAKVLESSLRSMVFRPQNPWTMAIMNVLAELHQEHDLKLNLKFEIEVLCKNLSLDINDLKPGNLLKDKEKLKSLEEQLSAPKKEAKPPEEMLPVSTTGDFVPFAAPPSTQAATTTTCTTTGPPTPQFSYHDINVYALAGLAPHININVNIPLLQAHPQLKQCVRQSVERAVQELVHPVVDRSIKIAMTTCEQIIRKDFALDSEESRMRVAAHHMMRNLTAGMAMITCREPLLMSIATNLKNSFAAALRAPTPQQREMMEEAAARIAQDNCELACCFIQKTAVEKAGPEMDKRLATEFELRKHARQEGRRYCDPVVLTYQAERMPEQIRLKVGGVDPKQLAVYEEFARNVPGFLPSNDLSQPTGFLAQPMKQQPWATDDVAQIYDKCMADLEQHLHAIPPALAMNPLTQALRSLLESVALARNSRDGIAALGLLQKAVEGLLDATSGADADLLLRYRECHLLVLKALQDGRAYGPQWCNKQITRCLIECRDEYKYNVEAVELLIRNHLVNMQQYDLHLAQSMENGLHYMAVAFAMQLVKLLLVDERSVSHVTEADLFHTIETLMRTCAHSRASAPEGLPQLMDVVRSNYEAMIDRAHGGPNFMMHSGISQASEYDDPPGLREKAEYLLREWVNLYHSAAAGRDSTKAFSAFVGQMHQQGILKTDDLITRFFRLCTEMCVEISYRAQAEQQHNPAASAAIIRAKCYHNLDAFVRLIALLVKHSGEATNTVTKINLLNKVLGIVVGVLIQDHDVRQTEFQQLPYHRIFIMLLLELNAPEHVLETINFQTLTAFCNTFHILRPTKAPGFVYAWLELISHRIFIARMLAHTPQQKGWPMYAQLLIDLFKYLAPFLRNVELNKPMQILYKGTLRVLLVLLHDFPEFLCDYHYGFCDVIPPNCIQLRNLILSAFPRNMRLPDPFTPNLKVDMLSEINIAPRILTNFTGVMPSQFKKDLDSYLKTRSPVTFLSELRSNLQVSNEPGNRYNIQLINALVLYVGTQAIAHIHNKGSTPSMSTITHSAHMDIFQNLAVDLDTEGRYLFLNAIANQLRYPNSHTHYFSCTMLYLFAEANTEAIQEQITRVLLERLIVNRPHPWGLLITFIELIKNPAFKFWSHDFVHCAPEIEKLFQSVAQCCMGQKQAQQVMEGTGAS